From Triticum aestivum cultivar Chinese Spring chromosome 4A, IWGSC CS RefSeq v2.1, whole genome shotgun sequence, a single genomic window includes:
- the LOC123087670 gene encoding putative RNA-binding protein Luc7-like 2 isoform X2, translated as MDAMRKQLDVLMGANRNGDVREVNRKYFDRDVCRLFLAGLCPHDLFQLTKMDLGPCPKVHSLQLRKDYEEVKAKGSENFDRELEDMIDRLIVECERKIQRALKRLADEDAKAAIAISVSEVTQSEEVAQLSKEIKEKMKEADIFDFEGKTDDKIKTMELVEELRSKRADLQATLLLDAFNKDRAAIPQPIPPPQMATLPAPPPPDARTQELINEKLSKAEALGEQGMVEEAQKALEEAEALKKLAAARQEPVADPSKYSVADVRITDQKLRLCDICGAFLSVYDNDRRLADHFGGKLHLGYMLIREKLKELQVLNVMSHFLL; from the exons ATGGACGCGATGCGGAAGCAGCTGGACGTGCTGATGGGGGCCAACCGCAACGGCGACGTGCGGGAGGTCAACCGCAAGTACTTCGACCGCGACGTCTGCcgcctcttcctcgccggcctctgCCCCCACGACCTCTTCCAGCTCACG aaaatggatcTCGGACCCTGCCCCAAGGTCCACTCGCTTCAGCTGCGGAAAGA CTATGAAGAGGTAAAAGCAAAGGGGTCGGAGAATTTCGACAGGGAGCTCGAGGACATGATAGACAGGCTCATCGTGGAGTGTGAGCGGAAAATCCAGAGGGCGCTGAAGCGCCTCGCCGACGAGGATGCCAAGGCTGCTATCGCGATATCTGTGTCCGAGGTCACTCAG TCTGAAGAAGTTGCGCAGCTGTCAAAGGAAATCAAGGAGAAGATGAAAGAAGCTGATATCTTCG ATTTTGAAGGGAAGACTGATGATAAAATCAAGACCATGGAATTGGTCGAAGAATTAAGATCTAAAAGGGCTGACCTGCAG GCTACCCTCTTGCTTGATGCCTTTAACAAGGACCGAGCTGCAATACCTCAACCTATTCCACCTCCTCAAATGGCAACACTGCCAGCACCTCCTCCTCCTGATGCTCGTACTCAAGAACTGATCAATGAGAAGCTGAGTAAAGCTGAAGCCCTTG GTGAACAAGGGATGGTAGAAGAAGCGCAGAAGGCTTTAGAAGAAGCAGAAGCTCTCAAAAAG TTGGCAGCGGCACGGCAGGAGCCAGTTGCTGATCCTTCTAAATACAGTGTTGCTGATGTCCGAATT ACTGATCAGAAGTTGCGCCTCTGTGACATATGTGGAGCATTTTTGAGTGTCTATGACAA TGATCGACGTCTTGCTGACCATTTTGGAGGGAAGCTACACTTGGGTTATATGTTGATTCGTGAGAAACTGAAAGAACTCCAG GTGCTGAATGTAATGTCCCATTTTCTGCTTTAA
- the LOC123087671 gene encoding 30S ribosomal protein S6 alpha, chloroplastic, with translation MPPPMALSVSVSVSSSAAAFAPRHRLPAPRSLTRAARAFSTGYAASFYGGAASATRTRGRDEEEVGDEDGSSSGFGGMSASEAAMALEEREMPPCPPGLRQYETMVVLRPDMSEEERLALIQRYEELLVAGGAMYVEVFNRGVIPLAYSIRKRNSRTGLPFTYYDGIYLLWTYFTKPESVDTLQMKLNADDDVIRSTSFKVRKRRVY, from the exons ATGCCGCCGCCCATGGcgctctccgtctccgtctccgtctcctcctccgccgcggccttcgccccgcgccaccgcctccccgcgccccgtagcctcacccgcgccgcccgcgccttctCCACGGGCTACGCCGCGAGCTTCTACGGAGGCGCGGCGTCCGCGACCCGCACCCGCGGccgcgacgaggaggaggtcggggacgaggaCGGGTCGTCGTCGGGGTTCGGCGGGATGTCGGCCTCGGAGGCGGCGATGGCGCTGGAGGAGCGCGAGATGCCGCCCTGCCCGCCCGGCCTCCGCCAGTACGAGACCATGGTCGTGCTCCGCCCCGACATGTCCGAGGAGGAGCGCCTGGCCCTCATCCAGCGCTACGAGGAG CTGCTCGTGGCCGGGGGTGCCATGTACGTGGAGGTGTTCAACAGAGGGGTCATCCCACTGGCCTACAGCATCAGGAAGAGGAACAGCAGGACCGGGCTGCCCTTCACCTACTACGATGGCATCTACCTCCTCTGGACCTACTTCACCAAGCCCGAGTCGGTGGACACCCTGCAGATGAAGCTCAACGCTGATGACGACGTCATCCGCTCGACCAGCTTCAAGGTCCGCAAGAGGAGAGTCTACTAG
- the LOC123087670 gene encoding putative RNA-binding protein Luc7-like 2 isoform X1: MDAMRKQLDVLMGANRNGDVREVNRKYFDRDVCRLFLAGLCPHDLFQLTKMDLGPCPKVHSLQLRKDYEEVKAKGSENFDRELEDMIDRLIVECERKIQRALKRLADEDAKAAIAISVSEVTQSEEVAQLSKEIKEKMKEADIFDFEGKTDDKIKTMELVEELRSKRADLQATLLLDAFNKDRAAIPQPIPPPQMATLPAPPPPDARTQELINEKLSKAEALGEQGMVEEAQKALEEAEALKKLAAARQEPVADPSKYSVADVRITDQKLRLCDICGAFLSVYDNDRRLADHFGGKLHLGYMLIREKLKELQEERTKKRTEKPEDDRRSRENSRDRNGRASRDRDAERKDRVEPRDSRRDHDRDRDRRHDRDRRHDRDRDRDHDRSSRGREHDRDRRRERSRSRDRSRRHERY; the protein is encoded by the exons ATGGACGCGATGCGGAAGCAGCTGGACGTGCTGATGGGGGCCAACCGCAACGGCGACGTGCGGGAGGTCAACCGCAAGTACTTCGACCGCGACGTCTGCcgcctcttcctcgccggcctctgCCCCCACGACCTCTTCCAGCTCACG aaaatggatcTCGGACCCTGCCCCAAGGTCCACTCGCTTCAGCTGCGGAAAGA CTATGAAGAGGTAAAAGCAAAGGGGTCGGAGAATTTCGACAGGGAGCTCGAGGACATGATAGACAGGCTCATCGTGGAGTGTGAGCGGAAAATCCAGAGGGCGCTGAAGCGCCTCGCCGACGAGGATGCCAAGGCTGCTATCGCGATATCTGTGTCCGAGGTCACTCAG TCTGAAGAAGTTGCGCAGCTGTCAAAGGAAATCAAGGAGAAGATGAAAGAAGCTGATATCTTCG ATTTTGAAGGGAAGACTGATGATAAAATCAAGACCATGGAATTGGTCGAAGAATTAAGATCTAAAAGGGCTGACCTGCAG GCTACCCTCTTGCTTGATGCCTTTAACAAGGACCGAGCTGCAATACCTCAACCTATTCCACCTCCTCAAATGGCAACACTGCCAGCACCTCCTCCTCCTGATGCTCGTACTCAAGAACTGATCAATGAGAAGCTGAGTAAAGCTGAAGCCCTTG GTGAACAAGGGATGGTAGAAGAAGCGCAGAAGGCTTTAGAAGAAGCAGAAGCTCTCAAAAAG TTGGCAGCGGCACGGCAGGAGCCAGTTGCTGATCCTTCTAAATACAGTGTTGCTGATGTCCGAATT ACTGATCAGAAGTTGCGCCTCTGTGACATATGTGGAGCATTTTTGAGTGTCTATGACAA TGATCGACGTCTTGCTGACCATTTTGGAGGGAAGCTACACTTGGGTTATATGTTGATTCGTGAGAAACTGAAAGAACTCCAG GAGGAGAGGACCAAAAAAAGGACCGAGAAACCTGAAGATGACAGACG ATCAAGGGAAAACAGCAGGGACCGCAATGGGCGGGCATCCAGGGATAGAGATGCAGAAAGAAAGGACAGGGTTGAGCCCCGGGATAGCAGAAGAGACCACGATAGGGATCGTGATAGGCGCCATGACAGGGACCGTCGCCATGACCGCGACCGTGATAGAGACCATGACCGCTCCTCCCGTGGTAGAGAGCATGACCGTGATAGGAGAAGGGAACGCTCTCGATCCAGGGACCGCAGCAG GCGCCATGAAAGATATTGA
- the LOC123087669 gene encoding sister chromatid cohesion protein DCC1, protein MDAAMEDAGSEWDRGSGGADAVLGLAGAGASLSVCYHEAFGPHADLILLEAADDLLPDLLQGRVTVRGRPEEEAVLCTPSATYAMKFVGTSNSMFLIPPGEAVAASLRPDHTNEDATVASDAAASTIKVAPGSIELVRTAPRLDKLSSLLRERPYVLDEDLGDGSEDKKGLYTWQDLCVLVQSSDSELLEGLNSLSAVEIDGFWRTVDVGSVNTVLDMILHNSVLHDWLLNALPENAVLSVMESDGFIHKIVTHCLSRFGTKVEQEGGSCWRLDERLVCLQFARRALSTGKMKLNSFMDKWERSIPSGMRPDLQMLEGEVLYERLGAETWVHAFSVADLPLTPAERFAALFRERPRWEWKDLQPFIRDLRVPGASSEGLLIKYTRRTQPSADADPIFTAR, encoded by the exons ATGGACGCGGCGATGGAGGACGCGGGGAGCGAGTGGGACCGCGGCAGCGGCGGGGCCGACGCGGTGCTGggcctcgccggcgccggcgcctcgCTGTCGGTGTGCTACCACGAGGCCTTCGGCCCCCACGCCGACCTCATCCTCCTCGAGGCCGCCGACGACCTCCTCCCCGACCTCCTGCAAGGCCG GGTGACAGTAAGGGGCCGCCCTGAAGAAGAAGCTGTTCTGTGCACACCATCGGCGACCTACGCTATGAAGTTTGTGGGCACATCCAACTCCATGTTCCTCATACCACCCGGTGAAGCTGTCGCGGCAAGCCTAAGACCCGACCATACCAATGAGGATGCTACCGTCGCCAGCGATGCGGCCGCTTCGACCATCAAGGTTGCACCAGGGAGCATCGAATTAGTCCGAACGGCTCCGCGGCTCGACAAACTCAGCAGCCTTCTCAGGGAGAGGCCATACGTGCTTGATGAGGATCTTGGAGATGGCTCTGAAGACAAGAAGGGGCTGTACACGTGGCAAGACCTATGTGTGCTTGTTCAGTCCAGTGACAGCGAGCTGCTGGAGGGGCTGAATTCCCTCTCGGCTGTCGAGATTGATGGGTTCTGGAGGACCGTGGATGTCGGTTCCGTGAACACGGTTCTGGACATGATTCTGCACAACTCCGTGTTGCATGACTGGCTGCTAAATGCTTTGCCGGAAAATGCTGTGCTATCTGTCATGGAATCTGACGGTTTTATCCATAAGATTGTAACCCACTGCCTCAGCAGATTCGGCACGAAGGTTGAGCAAGAAGGAGGAAGTTGTTGGAGGCTTGATGAGAGACTGGTCTGCTTGCAGTTTGCCCGAAGAGCGCTCAGCACGGGAAAGATGAAGCTCAACAGCTTCATGGATAAATGGGAACGAAGCATCCCTTCAGGAATGCGTCCAGATCTTCAGATGCTTGAAGGGGAAGTGCTGTACGAAAGGCTTGGGGCTGAGACCTGGGTGCATGCTTTCAGTGTCGCCGATCTGCCGTTGACTCCAGCTGAGAGGTTTGCGGCACTATTCCGGGAGCGGCCAAGGTGGGAATGGAAAGACCTGCAGCCCTTCATCAG GGACCTGCGCGTACCTGGTGCGTCTTCAGAAGGGTTGCTGATCAAGTACACAAGAAGAACGCAACCAAGCGCTGATGCCGATCCTATTTTTACTGCTAGATAG